A genome region from Brassica oleracea var. oleracea cultivar TO1000 chromosome C2, BOL, whole genome shotgun sequence includes the following:
- the LOC106326045 gene encoding arabinogalactan peptide 14 translates to MEAMKMKLFIAVLVALIVFSAVQQSAAAVDAPAPSPTSDASSFIPTFFASVTVLAFGLIF, encoded by the coding sequence ATGGAGGCAATGAAGATGAAGCTTTTCATAGCGGTTTTGGTTGCATTGATAGTATTTTCTGCGGTTCAACAGTCGGCTGCAGCGGTTGACGCTCCTGCCCCGAGCCCTACCTCCGATGCATCCTCGTTTATCCCTACTTTCTTCGCCTCCGTCACGGTTTTGGCCTTCGGATTAATCTTTTAA
- the LOC106324980 gene encoding uncharacterized protein LOC106324980 → MNLNIKNMGNMIYQDSSRTQEEEDLVEGVSRSMLEAETFSVEEEEKDLSSCSLSSMCSSDLTEEDEDDDASSSSSNGPLDDLSDLMLHLPIKRGLSKFYEGKSQSFTSLASVKSLEDLMKRGFKNTSNKARRKACKSTGGIIDQSYKRVYSPKATISKKATRTPSSVLSCLARKII, encoded by the exons ATGAATCTGAATATAAAGAACATGGGCAATATGATCTATCAAGATTCAAGTAGGACACAAGAAGAAGAAGACCTTGTTGAAGGAGTTTCAAGATCGATGTTAGAAGCTGAAACGTTCTCAGTGGAAGAAGAAGAAAAAGATTTGTCATCTTGTTCATTATCTTCCATGTGTTCATCTGATTTAACAGAGGAGGATGAGGATGATGATGCTTCTTCATCTTCTTCAAATGGACCTCTTGACGATCTCTCTGACCTCATGTTACACCTCCCAATCAA GAGGGGGTTGTCAAAGTTTTATGAAGGAAAATCTCAATCATTCACATCACTAGCAAGTGTTAAAAGTCTTGAAGATCTTATGAAGAGAGGTTTTAAAAATACAAGTAATAAAGCAAGAAGAAAGGCATGTAAGAGCACTGGAGGAATAATAGATCAAAGCTACAAAAGGGTTTATAGCCCAAAAGCTACAATCTCCAAGAAAGCCACAAGAACACCTTCTTCTGTTCTCTCTTGTCTAGCCAGGAAAATAATTTAG